From one Leguminivora glycinivorella isolate SPB_JAAS2020 chromosome 5, LegGlyc_1.1, whole genome shotgun sequence genomic stretch:
- the LOC125226230 gene encoding cuticle protein 8-like — MYSKILVVAATLAVALARPQEGLGHKYEHGHAYSSQSIVLHQSHGHELGHEQLGHVQLGHVQLGHVQHEPVHVVSYQPIQTESHHSHHHAAPEGHHDYYAHPKYEFEYKVEDPHTGDKKAQHEARDGDVVKGYYSLHEPDGTVRIVHYTADHKTGFNAQVQRVGHAKHVVPAHHH, encoded by the exons atgtactcTAAG ATATTGGTGGTAGCCGCTACCTTGGCTGTAGCTCTAGCTCGACCTCAAGAAGGGCTCGGCCACAAATATGAACACGGGCATGCGTACTCGTCTCAAAGTATTGTTCTTCATCAGAGCCACGGTCATGAGCTTGGGCATGAACAATTAGGTCATGTTCAGCTTGGTCATGTGCAACTCGGTCATGTGCAGCACGAGCCCGTGCACGTAGTGTCATATCAGCCGATCCAAACTGAATCTCACCACTCTCACCACCACGCC GCGCCCGAGGGCCACCACGACTACTACGCGCACCCTAAGTACGAGTTCGAGTACAAGGTGGAGGACCCGCACACCGGCGACAAGAAGGCGCAGCACGaggcccgcgacggcgacgtcGTCAAGGGCTACTACAGCCTGCATGAGCCCGACGGCACTGTCAGGATCGTGCACTACACGGCTGACCACAAAACTGG ATTCAATGCCCAGGTCCAGCGAGTAGGTCACGCCAAGCATGTAGTACCCGCTCATCACCATTAA
- the LOC125226234 gene encoding cuticle protein 7-like, with the protein MYFKVLCLASLVGLVVAQHGHEHAHSSQHISKHDGHAEPVLIKDHHGHEKHVDYYTHPKYKFEYKVSDKHTGDHKTQHEHRDGDVVKGFYSLHEPDGSVRDVHYESDKKTGFHAEVKHSTHHIVPKHHHN; encoded by the exons GTGTTGTGTCTCGCTAGTCTGGTGGGGTTGGTGGTGGCGCAGCACGGGCACGAGCACGCGCACTCCTCGCAGCACATCTCCAAGCACGACGGGCACGCGGAGCCGGTCCTCATCAAGGACCACCACGGCCACGAGAAACACGTCGACTACTAC ACGCACCCCAAGTACAAGTTCGAGTACAAAGTGTCGGACAAGCACACCGGTGACCACAAGACGCAGCACGAGCACCGCGACGGCGACGTCGTCAAGGGCTTCTACAGCCTGCACGAGCCCGACGGCTCCGTCAGGGACGTGCACTACGAGAGCGATAAGAAGACTGG atttcaCGCTGAGGTGAAACACAGCACTCACCACATTGTTCCCAAACATCATCATAATTAA